The Archocentrus centrarchus isolate MPI-CPG fArcCen1 chromosome 1, fArcCen1, whole genome shotgun sequence genome includes the window GACTTGAAAGTGAGAAGACcgtagaaaaaaattaaattaaaaaaacaataattacagCTACCCAAATATAGCAATACCAAAACGAACACGCGCCACAGAATTTCACAGAATTCCTGATATATAACAATTCACACACAGAGAATACACCTTGGACCTCATGTGAATGACAACACAGTACAAAACAGTAGAAATACAGTTACCACCattgtataatatatatatcttCTATAGTACTTTTCTGAAAAAAGTTCTTGGCTAGGTGGAACAAGATGGGGCTTCTCTGCAGCCACTCAAATCAGCAGGTCTCATAAAATCCAATTATTTTTCTATAACTAATCCATAACAAAGGCTCTGATTCTCATGTGTGTTTAGGATTGTTTGATGATGTGCTAAATTTCACTTTTATACATTTTAGATCAGGCACCGCTTCAAATctgtgtgcaaatgtgtgaTATGGTTGTTATGCGCTTTAAGGGCTCTACCAGCACTGGGcaacaaaaaccaaataaaaactgTAGGATTTTTCTAAATAATTTTGGGCATTTACaaatttcagattattttcCTGATCAGGAATAAGACAGTTTTCAGATTATTTGAGATTTCCAGGTCTTCATTGTCCATAAGAACCCTGTGTATTTGTCCTGCATTTGTTCAAGAGTTCTCCTCTGCTTCCATCCTTTCCTTCATCTGCACTGATCGGAGGTGATGACGAGACGGGAGCGTGTTGTGGCGATGTAAGTGAGGCTGCCCGGCTGTTTGCAGTCAGTGCAGATGGAGGAGAGGAGTCTGGCAGAGGAGAAGATTGATTCAGATGCAGCTAAACTCCATCCTGATACACCTTCATCTCCCCTCCCTTCCCTCAAGACCGTGCGTCTGTTTTTGACTTCACTATTGTAATCACGCTCGTTGCCGTCGCCACCTTCCCCGGGATGAGCGGACCGATGACCGATGACgccaccccaccccctcctcctcccgccCTGACCCCGACCCCGACCGTGGGGCTTCGTGCCACAGTCCTGGCAAAGGTCTGTAACGCCTCGTACTTAGACCTCAGAGCGTCCAGCTCAACACGCATCGAAGCATTCTCATTGGCCAGTTTGTCcacctcctgctgcagctgggcCTTCTGCTTCTCAAGCTCTTCCTTTTGGGTGACACGCTTCACCCGGCAGCTGGCAGCATAGCCCCGGTTCTTCAGGGTGCGCCGCCGCTGTTTCAGTTGCAGGATCTCTTCTTTGGAGAGCCCTCTGAGGTGCTGGTTCAGCTCCCGCACTGACATGGTCACCAGCTCCTCGTCTGTGAGACTGGTGCCATTCTCGCCCGGCTCACGCTTCACctacaggaaacaggaaaagaagaagtgagAAAAAGAGAGCTGCAAAGAATTAACTGTGCAAAGCCCTGAATTACATCTTAAAGACTGAATATTCAGACCTGTGTCAGAGCAAAACATGAAGTAGtcacaataaagaaatacattttttgtgtttgagGACATGAATTGTATTTTTGATCCATCACTTCAGTAGGAagtacattttgtattttcaggACATACATTATCCAGCCTGGCAACCAAAAAACTGGGCTTTAAAAGAAGTGTCAGCTGTTGTATTTTAAGCCACACCATGacctctctgaacctaaccaaGTCACCTTAATGATAATTAAcaacatagtaaaaaaaaaaaaaaaaaaatcaaattgagTGTAAAATCTATCACATGATTCAAACTGTGGTCTGTGGTTTAACTGAGGTCTAAGTCATGATGATCCCAAGACTAAGCCTAATAAACTCAGACCCTAGGTAATCAGaatatgtaatttttgtttttattcaattGTTCTAATCTTGGCAATCAgggaacaaataaaaataatcattctaTCCTCTACTCACTATTACTGCtactcacatttttttccccaaaaaagcaaaatgtttgttttgctttcttcCAACTATATGGTTAGGGTTACCACATACAATGACTCAGACTTCAGAGGTTTATGAGGTGAAGTC containing:
- the mafgb gene encoding v-maf avian musculoaponeurotic fibrosarcoma oncogene homolog Gb isoform X1 is translated as MLPQHSRYRFGMSPLVLVRSEEQGSCGMTTTNKGNKALKVKREPGENGTSLTDEELVTMSVRELNQHLRGLSKEEILQLKQRRRTLKNRGYAASCRVKRVTQKEELEKQKAQLQQEVDKLANENASMRVELDALRSKYEALQTFARTVARSPTVGVGVRAGGGGGGVASSVIGPLIPGKVATATSVITIVKSKTDARS
- the mafgb gene encoding v-maf avian musculoaponeurotic fibrosarcoma oncogene homolog Gb isoform X2, whose translation is MTTTNKGNKALKVKREPGENGTSLTDEELVTMSVRELNQHLRGLSKEEILQLKQRRRTLKNRGYAASCRVKRVTQKEELEKQKAQLQQEVDKLANENASMRVELDALRSKYEALQTFARTVARSPTVGVGVRAGGGGGGVASSVIGPLIPGKVATATSVITIVKSKTDARS